The sequence below is a genomic window from Phycisphaerales bacterium AB-hyl4.
CACCCGCTTCCACCACCACCGCGCCCGCCGCCAGATTCTCCCCCCGTCGACGGATGTTCTGCCCCGCACGAATCGTCTCCGCCGGCACGGTCAATCGAATCTGTGCAGGCGCTTCCTCCACGTCTTCCCGACGAATCACCGCTTCTGCCCCGCTCGGCACGCAGCCGCCGGTAAAAATCCGCAGCGCCTTGCCGCTTGGCATCTCAGGCGGCTCGTGCCCCGTCGCCACCTCGCCCGCGACCGCCAACGTTTCATTCGACAGATCGCCCAGCCGTACCGCATACCCATCCATCGCCGACACATCATGGGCCGGGCTGTCCCGATCCGCCAGCACCGCCTCCGCCAGCACCCGCCCCGCCGCCGCATGCAACGCGACACGCTCGGCGTCCACCGGCCTTAGCCGTGCGACCAGTCGCTCCATTGCATCCAAAGGCGTCAGCATCTCAACCTTTCCGACCCAAGCGTTCAACATTCCAACGCCCGCTCACTTCCAAGAAGGGCACCGACTTGCCATCAACTCGAAACCCGAAACTACGAACTCGAAACTTCCCCTTCCCACACCGCCACCTTCCACAACGGCACTTCGCGCTTCAGGCGGTCGATAAACACATCCATCGCCTTGATCCCCTCCGCGCGATGCGCTGATGCGATCTCCAATCGAAACGACACCGCCCCGACCGGAACCTTGCCATAGCTGTGCGTCACCCGAATTGCCAGCAGTCCATGCGCTTCGCCAACCTCGCTCGCCAGCCGATGCAACTCCCGCTCCGTCATCGGCGGATACTGTTCATACGCCAACGCCGACAACCGCTGCCCCGCCTCCATCCGCCGCACCACGCCCTCAAACCGAATCACCGCGCCGACATCGCTGGGCAGTTCACCCCCCCAGCGCCCCTCTCCAGACAACGGGCCTTCAATCAACTCAACGGTCACCTGCATCATCACTCGCCTCTCGATCCGTCCGCTCCGATCGGTCGCGTTCGAACTGCACCTGCGCCCAACTCCACGCCGCCACCGTTCGCGGAAAGCCCACCGTGTTCATCCCCAGCAGGATCGCCTGTTCGACTTCCTGCTCCGTCGCGCCCGCCTGCATCGCCCGACGCACATGCGAACGCAACGCCGACTCCAGCCCCGCTCCCAGGCTGATGCCGATCTTCACCAGCGAGCACGCCTTTGCGTCCATCGGTCCGAGCCGTTCCACCGCCTGCCCCACACGCTGATGCGCCTCGCCCAGTTCGGGGAACTTTCGCACAAACTCTTTGAACGTCTTCGGCAGCTTGCCCGGGAGTTCGCCCGCCGCGTCCGGCAACGCATCTCGATTCATCTCGCTCATCGCTCAATCTCCAATAAGCATCATCATCACACAGCCGCCTTGGTGTCGCCCATCATCTTACGATACCTGCCGGCCCGCGACTTGAAGATGCACGTAGCATCAGCCATATGCTGCATACAACGGGCCAGCCAGCCAAATGCCACACGACGCTTCCCTGCTGCGTTTGGAACCGTTATCTTAAAGCACGTCAAGACCACACAATACGCCGCCGCCGTGATACCGCGCGTAACACGCTGTTCTTTTCGTAATCGAGCGCAGCGGCGGCTTCAACAACTACAGCACTTCAGGAGACGCCGTCATGAAACCCCTTCTACCACTGTTTCTGGTGCTGGGGATGATGGTAAGTCATATGAATTTTACCACAGCACAAATTCGCCCCGTGGACGTTCGCCAACCGGTGCAGGATTCCGCTGACCGTTACCCAATGATCGCGACCACACCGGATCGGCTGGAGCGAATGCGGTCGGCGTATCAGAATTCCGAACAGGCACGCACGATACTGGACGCCACCTTTATCGAGCCTGCCCGAAACGTAAAAGGCGAGCCGATTCATTTTCCACCTCGCGGCGGCCATCACAATATGTGGTACCGCTGCCGGGACTGCGAAGTGCCGCTGAACACACTCAGCGATACGAAGCACCAATGCCCGGATTGCGAACACATTTATACCGGCGAGCCTTACGATGATGTCATTTTCGCCCGTCAGCATGCTGCGAATCTGCGTAACGCGTGGCGGTCCGCTTGGGCGTATGCGATCACGGAAGATGAAGTATTTGCCCGTTATACCGCCAAGGTTTTGCTTGGCTATTCTGAACGCTATGCAGGATATGAGTACCGCCACGCCAGCCGAAATATGGATAGCGAGTGGGCGCAACGCGCGGGAGGACGCCTGGACGACCAGACGCTTGATGAAGCGAATTTCATGGCTCGGCAGATTGCGCCCGCGTTCGACTTGATTCGACCTTCCGAAGCGCTGGACAGCGATAGCAGTGACACCATTCGCGAAAACCTGATTCGCCCGATGCTTGAAACCATCCGCCGAAATCAGCGTGGCAAAAACAACTGGCAGAGTTTTCATAATGCCGCGTACATCTCCGGCGGCGCCTTACTGGACGATGCGGAGCAATGGGTCGCGCTGGCCATCAATGATCCAGCCCATGGCTTCCTGAATCAGTTGGAAATTTCCATCACCGACGACGGCATGTGGTACGAAGGCAGCTGGAGCTATCACCATTACTCGCTTCAGGCGCTCGTACTGCTTGCCATGTCCGCGGAACATCTCGGGATCAATCTCTGGGATCACCCGCGATTCAAGCGCATGTACACCTTGCCGTTGCGGTACGTCATGCCTGACGGGTCGCTGCCGCGTTTTGGCAACGCAAGTGATCCAAAGCTAAGCGACATGAGCAGTGGCGGCGGCCTGCTTTCCGAGCCGGCGTACGCCGCGCTGCAGGACGAGCAGTTTCGAGCCATGCTTCCCAGAACGCCGACCTGGTTGTCGGTCATGTATGGCAGCGAGGCGGTTGAAGGGCGCGGCGAACTTTCAACGACGACAGGTAGCGATGTGATGCCTGCCGCGGGCCACGTCGTGCTCCGCACGAATGGTGACGCGGGCCTGGCCGGCGCTGCGGTGTGGGGGCCGCACGGGGGATATCACTCGCACTTGGATCGCTTGAGTTTCATGTGGTTCGCCCATGGGCAGGAACTCGGCCTGGATCGCGGACGTATGCGTGCCCAAGCGTATCAACTGCCAATCCACACGCAGTGGTACCGCCATACGTTAAGCCACAACACCGTGATGGTCGACGAACAGGCGCAGCGTCCCGCCGACGGCGAGCTTTTGTATTTCGCTGCCAACGATGCCTATGCCGCAGCGGTGATGCAAAGCGACCAGGTTTACGAAGGTGTCAAGCACCGTCGCCTGTGGGTGATGACACCGACTTACATCGTTGTGTTCGATGCACTGGACGCAGATAGCCCGCGTCGCTTCGACTGGCTTTACCACCACGCGGCCGACGATGTGTCCAGCGATGTCGCGACAGACGCCCTCGACCTGACCGGCCGAGATGATGGGTTTCGATACTTACGCAACACCCGTGAGGGTCGCACGGACGAACCGATTGAGTTCGTTTTTCGCGGGGATGATGTTGCAACTCACCTTCGCATGACCGCCGACGACGACACCTGGGTGATGACTGGTGACGGGCCTTCGGGAACGATGGACCATCGCGATCCGATGGTGCTGGTACGTCACGATGAAAAGCAGTCCACGCGTTTCGCCGCCGTCATCGAGCCGGTCAAGGCCGACGCCGAACCGACGGTGACGCAGATTCGCTGGCAGGAGGAGCAAGGCTACATCGTCATTCAAGTTGACGGTGTTGATTGGCGTGACGAAATTCAGCTTGCTGACAACCACCACGTCGTCATCACACACCAGGACGAACGCGTGCTCACGCCGACTGACCAGCGCGAGTGATGCGTCGGCCATGCGAGATGCTTTCCCCCTTCGACAGTTTTACGCCTCGTCCGACAACACGGCGGGCAAAACTGCTACCTTAGCCTGCTCATGGACGCATGGCTTACAATGATCTCGGCGGTGCTGGCGATCTTCGGCATCGCCGCCCTGGGCCTCATGACCAGGCGGTTGAACTGGCTGACGGAGAAAGCCGACAACACGCTCCTGCGGCTGGTGGTCAACCTGCTGATGCCTTGCCTGATCCTTGATGTGATCCTCGGCAACGAACGGCTGCTTTCGCCGTCGGATTTCGCCCTGCCGCCGATTGTCGGTTTTTTGTCGATCGTGCTCGGCTTCGCGGTCGCTGCGGGTGCCGCGCATTTTCTTCGCTGGCTGCCGGGCATGCAGACCCGTGCCCAACGCCGAACGTTCGTGCTATGCGTCGGTATCTACAACTACGGCTACATTCCCATCCCGCTGGCGACCGCGCTATTTGACGACGGTCTGGCGGTGGTCGGCGTGCTGTTTGTCCATAACATGGGCGTCGAAATCGCCCTGTGGACTGTCGGCATTCTTGTCATCAGCGGCAACCTCGGCCGAGACTGGTGGAAGCGCCTGTTCAACCCGCCGCTGCTGGCGATCCTCGCGGCGATCGTGTTGAACCTGCTCGGCCTCTACGTCTACGTGCCCGCATTCATCCATCAGGTTCTGCACATGCTCGGCGCTGCCGCGATCCCGCTGGCGGTGCTGCTGACCGGCGCGATTATCGCGGACCATCTCGGCCAGGCCAGCTTTCGCCACGGCGTCGGCATGATGACCAGCGCGTGCTTGCTTCGACTCGGCCTGTTGCCAATCATGTTCATCGCCGCCGCCGCGATGTTTTCCGGCTCAAGCGAGCTGCAACGTGTGATCGTGCTCGAAGCCGCCATGCCCGCCGCCGTCTTTCCCATCATCATGGCGCGACACTACGGCGGCGACCCGGCGACCGCCATTCGCGTCGTCATCGCCACATCCTTCGCGAGCCTGCTGACCATGCCGCTCTGGCTGCAAGGCGGGCTGCATTGGCTGGGTGTGGGATAGGCGATGCACGGCTTGCTGTTATAGCTGTTCGCGGATGCCTGACGGCTGATCATGGCCTTGCTCGCTATGCGGTTGCACGTTTTCTCTGAGGTGAAGCGACTGGAGGCGTGGGTTTTCTTCGCTGAAGTCGTCTTGCGGTTCGTAGCCGAGCATCTCGCGGGTTTCGGAGATATCCATTTGGTTGAAGACGTTTTTCGATAGGCCGTGCGCAATCGCAAAGCGCAGCGATTCGTTGTCAATGCAGCATTGGATAAGCTGGTTGAGATCGCGTCGAGAGACGAAGGCGTTCATCATGCCGATCTTGTCGGGATCGCGAGCGGATTCCAAGGGCTGAAACCCGCCGATGCGGATCGCGATCGCGGAGAGGCCATGCTGTGTCGCCATGAAGCGAGCCATGGCTTCGCCGAAGCATTTGGATACGCCGTAGAGGTCGCCGGGATTCACCGGGTCGTCCGGCTTAACCTGCACATCCACCGGGTAGGCGGAGACCGCGTGGATGGATGACGCAAAGACCACGCGTCGACAGTCGGCGGCCTTGGCAGCGACGAAGACGTTATACGTGCCGACGATGTTCGTCTTCAGCACGGTCTCCCACACTTCGGAAGGACTCGGGCCGGCGGCGAGATGAACAACCGTGTCAATGCCCTGGAAGTGTTGCTTGAGTTGTTCGAGGTTGCCGATGTCCGCTTCCGCCGTTCGTCCATACGACGCGAGGGTGGCAAGGTCCGTACCAGGCTGATCGATCAAGGTCAGGTCGTAGCGGGCGTGCGAGTGCTCGGCGAAGTAGGACCCGATACGCCCTGCGGCACCGGTCACGAGCACCCGCCGACGTTTGTCAGCTGGCTGAACACGCGGCTCGGTCTCAGTCACGAAGGCGTGGGCCATGCAATTATTCACACCGGGCAATACACGCAACCACTGGCTCGGCCAGCACGCTTGCTAAACAAGCATGGCTACCCTACCCCGCCACGGAGGGAACCAACTTCGATTGATGAGGCGCCACCCCTGCAATGGGCTGCGACGCACAGCGATCGATCATTTCATCGCGAAAACGTGCCAACCCCAAATGGACTCGCGTCTTGACAATCGAGACAGGCAGATCCAGTCGCGCGGCAATCTCGTGATGGCTTAGCCCGTCAAAGAAAGCGTACTGCACGGCAACTCGCTGCCCAGGCGGAAGCATAGCCATCGCCCGCCGAGCCTGTCTGCGACGTTCGACAATCCAACTCGCCTCTGGCGATTTCAATGAGTTGCCATCAGCCACATCGCCATCGCGGGGCTCGTCCACAGCCGCCTCGGGTTCACATGTCGAAGGGTCGCGCATCTGCTCGGTCGCTCGCTCTCGTGCCAGCTTCAGAAGATAACTCGACACGGTCTTGGACTTGACACCGACGCGTTCCGGCCGACGCCACAACTCCGTGAAAACATCCACCAAAACGTTTTCGGCCTCAGCCTCGTTTCCCAAAACGCGCAAGCAGATCGCGTAAACCACTTTTCGATAGCGATTGAATACCTCATCAAGCGCGTCCGCGTCACCTTGGCGAATCGCTTCAAGCAGATCCGTATCTGTGACATGCTGTTTGCCACGACCTTGATCGGTCGACAAACATGAAGGACGCTCTTCCAGACCGGGGAAATTCATCGCCCACGCTCCTCAAAATCAAGCTCAACGGTGCGAAACCGGCGACGGTGCGTTTGCACCGCCTGATCGACGCAAACTCATGCTCGACCGATTTCGCTCACGAGATCTCAACCCGCGAGCTGACAGGCAGCATACTCGATGCAGGAGCCACTTATGAACGGTGCAACCCCCCTGTATTGGGTGGGGGATGCCCCGAACTGCCGTTAAAGGCGAACCGGCAGTCAGACAAGGTTATGATCTATCTGCTCTTATGGCCGTGCCCGAGCCGCTCGCCGAAAATAGCGGAGATCAGTTCGTCGGTGGGGCTGCCTTTGGGCAGGTACGCGTCGACGCCGGCGGCGTACATAGCCTGCTCCACATAGGGGGCGTCATACATCGACAAGCCGATCAGCCGCGCGTCGGGCCACTCACTGCAGATTGAACGCACGGCGTCGATCCCGTCCATCCCGGGCATGGAAACGTCCATCACAACGACATCGGGCCGTAGTTCGCGAACCAGCCGGACGGCCTCCATGCCATCGCCCGCTTCACCCACAATCTGAATCGTGGGGTACTGCGCAAGCAGGCCCGCGAGGCCTTCACGGACGCTCGGGTGATCGTCGGCGAGCAACAGGCGAAGCGGCCGTGAACTCGCGTCCGCCGCCTTGCGAGGAGGACTGTCGGCAAGGT
It includes:
- a CDS encoding molybdenum cofactor biosynthesis protein MoaE → MMQVTVELIEGPLSGEGRWGGELPSDVGAVIRFEGVVRRMEAGQRLSALAYEQYPPMTERELHRLASEVGEAHGLLAIRVTHSYGKVPVGAVSFRLEIASAHRAEGIKAMDVFIDRLKREVPLWKVAVWEGEVSSS
- a CDS encoding RNA polymerase sigma factor, yielding MNFPGLEERPSCLSTDQGRGKQHVTDTDLLEAIRQGDADALDEVFNRYRKVVYAICLRVLGNEAEAENVLVDVFTELWRRPERVGVKSKTVSSYLLKLARERATEQMRDPSTCEPEAAVDEPRDGDVADGNSLKSPEASWIVERRRQARRAMAMLPPGQRVAVQYAFFDGLSHHEIAARLDLPVSIVKTRVHLGLARFRDEMIDRCASQPIAGVAPHQSKLVPSVAG
- a CDS encoding NAD-dependent epimerase/dehydratase family protein, with protein sequence MAHAFVTETEPRVQPADKRRRVLVTGAAGRIGSYFAEHSHARYDLTLIDQPGTDLATLASYGRTAEADIGNLEQLKQHFQGIDTVVHLAAGPSPSEVWETVLKTNIVGTYNVFVAAKAADCRRVVFASSIHAVSAYPVDVQVKPDDPVNPGDLYGVSKCFGEAMARFMATQHGLSAIAIRIGGFQPLESARDPDKIGMMNAFVSRRDLNQLIQCCIDNESLRFAIAHGLSKNVFNQMDISETREMLGYEPQDDFSEENPRLQSLHLRENVQPHSEQGHDQPSGIREQL
- a CDS encoding AEC family transporter is translated as MDAWLTMISAVLAIFGIAALGLMTRRLNWLTEKADNTLLRLVVNLLMPCLILDVILGNERLLSPSDFALPPIVGFLSIVLGFAVAAGAAHFLRWLPGMQTRAQRRTFVLCVGIYNYGYIPIPLATALFDDGLAVVGVLFVHNMGVEIALWTVGILVISGNLGRDWWKRLFNPPLLAILAAIVLNLLGLYVYVPAFIHQVLHMLGAAAIPLAVLLTGAIIADHLGQASFRHGVGMMTSACLLRLGLLPIMFIAAAAMFSGSSELQRVIVLEAAMPAAVFPIIMARHYGGDPATAIRVVIATSFASLLTMPLWLQGGLHWLGVG
- a CDS encoding carboxymuconolactone decarboxylase family protein: MSEMNRDALPDAAGELPGKLPKTFKEFVRKFPELGEAHQRVGQAVERLGPMDAKACSLVKIGISLGAGLESALRSHVRRAMQAGATEQEVEQAILLGMNTVGFPRTVAAWSWAQVQFERDRSERTDREASDDAGDR
- a CDS encoding heparinase II/III family protein, with the translated sequence MNFTTAQIRPVDVRQPVQDSADRYPMIATTPDRLERMRSAYQNSEQARTILDATFIEPARNVKGEPIHFPPRGGHHNMWYRCRDCEVPLNTLSDTKHQCPDCEHIYTGEPYDDVIFARQHAANLRNAWRSAWAYAITEDEVFARYTAKVLLGYSERYAGYEYRHASRNMDSEWAQRAGGRLDDQTLDEANFMARQIAPAFDLIRPSEALDSDSSDTIRENLIRPMLETIRRNQRGKNNWQSFHNAAYISGGALLDDAEQWVALAINDPAHGFLNQLEISITDDGMWYEGSWSYHHYSLQALVLLAMSAEHLGINLWDHPRFKRMYTLPLRYVMPDGSLPRFGNASDPKLSDMSSGGGLLSEPAYAALQDEQFRAMLPRTPTWLSVMYGSEAVEGRGELSTTTGSDVMPAAGHVVLRTNGDAGLAGAAVWGPHGGYHSHLDRLSFMWFAHGQELGLDRGRMRAQAYQLPIHTQWYRHTLSHNTVMVDEQAQRPADGELLYFAANDAYAAAVMQSDQVYEGVKHRRLWVMTPTYIVVFDALDADSPRRFDWLYHHAADDVSSDVATDALDLTGRDDGFRYLRNTREGRTDEPIEFVFRGDDVATHLRMTADDDTWVMTGDGPSGTMDHRDPMVLVRHDEKQSTRFAAVIEPVKADAEPTVTQIRWQEEQGYIVIQVDGVDWRDEIQLADNHHVVITHQDERVLTPTDQRE